Proteins encoded by one window of Salmonirosea aquatica:
- a CDS encoding polysaccharide biosynthesis/export family protein has product MRHIFTCIAIFLTLALAGTSAQAQVPNPSQMSNAQLLRYYQQAKASGMTDMEIEQAAMARGFTVDDIAKLRQRLEGAQTQTGNRVGGRDTLGVTRDRIQSRPTQSSNQNQGQSRYRNDNLDPNDPMYQDQYGDLNQDRYDNNNLNRRRENNQPQLSETQKRIFGAPIFQNAYLDFAPNLRLATPKNYILGPDDELIVDIYGNSVDNFRLKVSPEGTVKMLNLAPVYVSGLSIEAASERIVSRLRQAFSSLNRPGSGTYANITLGNIRTINVLVTGDVARPGSYSVSSLATAFNALYASGGPTENGSFRKIEVIRNNNVVAKIDLYEFIVDANMKNDIGLQDQDIIMVYPYQARVELVGEVKREGIFEASTSDTFADLIRYAGGTPARPIPPPSATNEIRVKNLKLALLAPIRLRISYPKMVTCTK; this is encoded by the coding sequence ATGCGTCATATCTTCACTTGTATAGCTATTTTCCTTACGCTGGCACTAGCAGGTACCTCCGCACAGGCACAGGTACCTAATCCTTCCCAGATGTCCAATGCCCAATTATTGCGGTACTACCAGCAAGCCAAGGCCAGCGGCATGACTGACATGGAGATCGAGCAGGCTGCTATGGCGCGAGGGTTCACCGTAGACGACATCGCCAAACTGCGTCAGCGACTGGAAGGTGCCCAAACTCAAACCGGCAACCGGGTCGGGGGCCGCGATACGCTGGGCGTCACCCGTGACCGCATCCAGTCCCGTCCTACCCAGAGTTCGAATCAAAATCAGGGACAAAGCCGGTACCGGAACGACAACCTGGATCCAAATGACCCTATGTATCAGGATCAGTACGGAGACCTAAACCAGGATCGCTACGATAATAATAACCTGAACCGACGCCGGGAAAACAATCAACCACAACTTTCGGAAACCCAGAAGCGCATTTTTGGCGCACCTATTTTCCAGAACGCCTATCTGGATTTTGCGCCCAATCTCCGCCTGGCTACTCCTAAAAATTATATTTTAGGCCCTGATGACGAACTTATCGTGGATATTTATGGTAACTCCGTGGATAATTTTCGTTTGAAGGTAAGTCCCGAAGGTACCGTTAAAATGTTGAACCTTGCTCCGGTTTACGTAAGCGGGCTTTCCATTGAGGCTGCTTCAGAGCGGATCGTAAGCCGTCTGCGACAGGCATTCTCTTCGCTGAACCGTCCTGGCAGCGGTACCTACGCCAATATTACTTTGGGTAACATACGTACCATCAACGTACTGGTAACCGGTGACGTAGCGCGTCCCGGCTCCTACTCCGTTTCCTCCCTGGCTACAGCTTTCAACGCGCTTTATGCTTCGGGCGGACCTACTGAAAACGGTTCGTTCCGGAAGATCGAAGTAATCCGAAATAACAATGTAGTTGCCAAAATTGACCTCTACGAGTTTATTGTAGATGCCAATATGAAAAATGATATCGGCCTTCAGGATCAGGATATCATTATGGTATATCCCTATCAGGCCCGGGTAGAACTAGTCGGGGAGGTGAAGCGTGAGGGTATATTTGAAGCCAGCACCAGCGACACCTTTGCCGATCTGATCCGATATGCCGGGGGTACACCAGCAAGGCCTATACCGCCACCATCCGCTACGAACGAAATACGGGTAAAGAACTTAAAATTGGCCTTATTAGCGCCGATCAGGTTAAGGATTTCATACCCAAAGATGGTGACCTGTACGAAATAG
- the aspS gene encoding aspartate--tRNA ligase, with product MLRTHTCGELRLDHVSQEVTLCGWVQRTRDKGGMLWIDLRDRYGITQLLFEEGKASAELLETARTLGREFVIGAKGEVIERYSKNDKLPTGAIEVRVHELVVLNPAKLPPFLIEDETDGGEDLRMKYRYLDLRRTPIRQNLMLRHQVARHTRGYLDKLDFIEVETPVLIKSTPEGARDFVVPSRMNPGEFYALPQSPQTFKQLLMVSGFDRYYQIVKCFRDEDLRADRQPEFTQIDCEMAFVTQEDVLNTFEGLIRHLFKNVKNIDLPEVPRMTYAQAMQRYGSDKPDIRFGLEFVELKGLDTDLTSGQDFPVFDAAELVVGICAPGCSSYTRKQMDELTEWMKRPQIGAKGLIYVRYNEDGTLKSSVDKFYDEGTLRQWAEAFDAKPGDLLLLVSGGADTARKQLNELRLEMGTRLGLRQTDDYRVLWVVDFPLLEYGEDEATGQQRWYAMHHPFTSPKPEDIPLLGTEPGKVRANAYDMVINGVEVGGGSVRIFQKELQQKMFEILGFTPQEAQAQFGFLLNAFEFGAPPHAGIAFGFDRLCSLFGGADSIRDFIAFPKNNSGRDVMIDSPSSISHQQLKELTIQVAAH from the coding sequence ATGTTACGAACTCACACCTGTGGCGAACTCCGTTTAGATCATGTCAGTCAAGAAGTTACCCTCTGTGGATGGGTGCAGCGCACGCGCGACAAAGGCGGCATGCTTTGGATTGATCTAAGAGACCGCTACGGAATTACCCAGCTTTTGTTCGAGGAAGGCAAGGCCAGTGCCGAACTGCTGGAAACGGCCCGTACGCTGGGCCGCGAGTTTGTGATCGGGGCCAAAGGGGAGGTGATCGAGCGGTATTCCAAGAATGACAAGCTACCTACTGGGGCCATCGAGGTGCGGGTACATGAATTAGTAGTACTGAATCCGGCCAAGCTTCCGCCTTTCCTGATCGAAGACGAAACCGACGGTGGCGAGGACCTACGCATGAAGTACCGTTACCTGGATCTGCGCCGTACGCCTATTCGTCAGAATCTGATGCTACGCCATCAGGTAGCCCGCCACACCCGTGGCTATCTGGACAAGCTGGACTTCATCGAGGTAGAAACTCCCGTTCTGATCAAATCCACGCCCGAAGGCGCCCGCGATTTTGTAGTACCCAGCCGCATGAATCCCGGTGAATTCTACGCCCTACCCCAATCTCCCCAAACCTTCAAGCAACTGCTGATGGTATCAGGCTTTGACCGCTATTATCAGATTGTAAAGTGTTTCCGGGACGAGGACCTTCGGGCCGACCGCCAGCCCGAGTTTACTCAGATCGACTGCGAAATGGCTTTCGTAACCCAGGAAGACGTATTGAATACTTTTGAGGGGCTCATCCGGCATTTGTTCAAAAATGTCAAGAACATCGACCTACCTGAGGTACCCCGCATGACTTACGCTCAAGCCATGCAGCGCTACGGATCGGACAAACCCGACATCCGGTTCGGGCTGGAATTTGTGGAATTGAAAGGATTAGATACTGACCTGACCTCCGGCCAGGATTTTCCTGTTTTCGATGCGGCCGAACTGGTGGTGGGCATTTGCGCCCCAGGCTGTTCTTCGTACACCCGCAAACAAATGGACGAACTCACCGAATGGATGAAACGTCCGCAGATCGGGGCCAAAGGGTTGATTTACGTGCGCTATAATGAAGACGGAACCCTGAAATCTTCGGTAGACAAATTTTACGATGAAGGTACCTTGCGCCAGTGGGCCGAAGCTTTTGACGCCAAGCCTGGCGACTTACTTCTGCTGGTTTCGGGTGGAGCCGATACCGCCCGCAAGCAACTCAACGAACTACGTCTGGAAATGGGTACCCGCCTCGGCCTACGCCAAACCGACGACTATCGCGTGCTATGGGTCGTAGATTTCCCGCTGCTGGAGTACGGAGAAGACGAAGCTACCGGTCAGCAACGCTGGTATGCCATGCACCATCCTTTTACCAGTCCCAAGCCCGAAGATATTCCGCTGCTCGGTACGGAGCCGGGGAAGGTACGGGCCAATGCATACGATATGGTTATCAATGGCGTGGAAGTCGGCGGTGGCTCGGTACGGATTTTCCAGAAAGAACTTCAGCAGAAAATGTTCGAAATTTTAGGATTCACTCCCCAAGAAGCCCAGGCGCAGTTTGGCTTTCTGCTTAATGCTTTCGAATTTGGCGCTCCTCCGCATGCTGGAATCGCCTTCGGCTTCGACCGCCTGTGCTCGCTGTTTGGCGGGGCCGACTCAATCCGTGATTTTATCGCTTTTCCAAAAAATAACTCGGGCCGGGATGTCATGATCGACTCTCCTTCTTCAATTTCCCACCAGCAACTGAAAGAACTCACCATACAGGTGGCTGCCCATTGA
- a CDS encoding PE-PGRS family protein yields the protein MKSAHAFPFSLLFLLFITTACLDKDPVVVDPDTTRSDVFESVPLRVPIAPGQVDEASGLADSRTLPGYLWTHEDAGSDNRLFLLNHEGTSISSYVLPGIVNYDWEDIAVGGGPQEGVSYLYIGDIGNNDANPGVTSHSIYRMPELTSLEGSFSADQIARVTYRYPEGTPDAETLLFDSVTKDLFVISKELERTRIYRLPYPQSTDGVVTAELVGQIPAVLLATGGDISADGQEILIRTYTNVYYWRRKSGETIGQALLRQASKTLPYELEPQGEAVCFDREMKGYFTLSERRTATSVTLNYYGRK from the coding sequence ATGAAGTCTGCCCACGCGTTCCCTTTTTCCCTTTTGTTTCTGCTGTTTATCACAACCGCCTGCCTGGACAAGGATCCGGTGGTCGTCGATCCTGATACTACCAGATCCGATGTATTTGAGAGTGTACCCCTGCGCGTGCCCATTGCTCCCGGCCAGGTGGACGAAGCCTCGGGCCTGGCCGACAGCCGAACCCTGCCCGGCTACCTTTGGACGCACGAAGACGCGGGCAGTGATAATCGGCTTTTCCTGCTTAATCATGAAGGTACCTCGATCAGCAGTTATGTGCTGCCTGGCATTGTCAATTACGATTGGGAGGACATTGCCGTGGGTGGCGGGCCACAGGAAGGGGTAAGCTATCTGTATATTGGCGATATTGGTAACAATGATGCCAATCCGGGCGTGACTTCTCACTCGATATACCGAATGCCCGAACTGACGAGCCTCGAAGGCAGTTTTTCCGCCGATCAAATCGCAAGGGTCACATACCGCTATCCCGAAGGTACCCCCGATGCCGAAACGCTGTTATTTGATTCGGTAACCAAGGATCTCTTTGTTATTTCCAAAGAACTCGAGAGGACCCGGATCTATCGCCTGCCGTACCCACAGTCTACCGACGGAGTCGTTACGGCAGAACTGGTGGGGCAAATTCCGGCGGTGCTACTAGCTACGGGTGGAGATATTTCGGCAGATGGGCAGGAGATTCTGATACGTACCTATACAAATGTCTACTACTGGCGACGCAAATCGGGTGAAACCATTGGTCAAGCGCTCCTGCGGCAGGCCTCGAAGACCCTACCTTACGAGCTGGAACCTCAGGGCGAAGCGGTCTGTTTCGATCGGGAGATGAAGGGGTACTTTACGCTGAGCGAACGCCGTACCGCCACGAGTGTTACGTTGAATTACTACGGGCGGAAGTGA
- a CDS encoding response regulator transcription factor, which translates to MLKLAIADDHELFRKGFISMLSGISDFEFVLEAANGQELLDKIATRSVDIVLMDLQMPVMDGMQATEILLEKHPEVKVIVVSMYDEDRFVIHMLEKGVQGYLLKDTSPDEVEKAIRRVAEEGFYYSDFVSRAMHRKMVNRSPNKQPFFTTTTQVGLSNREQEVLRLLCDGLSTAEISDKLFISTRTVEGHRLRILEKTGTKNTAAAVAFAYKNHLI; encoded by the coding sequence ATGCTCAAACTTGCCATTGCCGACGATCATGAACTATTCCGAAAGGGCTTTATTTCCATGCTCAGCGGAATATCCGATTTTGAGTTTGTTCTTGAAGCTGCAAATGGCCAGGAACTGCTGGATAAGATTGCCACCCGCTCGGTTGACATTGTGCTGATGGATTTGCAAATGCCCGTCATGGACGGCATGCAAGCCACCGAAATCCTGCTTGAAAAGCACCCTGAAGTAAAAGTAATCGTGGTATCCATGTACGATGAAGACCGCTTCGTCATTCACATGCTTGAGAAAGGCGTGCAGGGGTACCTGCTCAAAGATACCTCGCCCGACGAGGTAGAAAAAGCGATTCGCCGAGTGGCCGAAGAAGGATTTTATTACAGCGACTTCGTTTCGCGGGCGATGCATCGCAAAATGGTTAACCGGTCGCCCAATAAGCAGCCGTTTTTTACCACCACGACCCAGGTAGGCCTTTCCAATCGGGAGCAGGAGGTACTCAGGCTGCTGTGTGACGGGCTTTCTACCGCCGAAATCAGCGACAAATTATTTATAAGTACCCGTACCGTAGAAGGACACCGCCTGCGGATTCTGGAAAAAACGGGCACCAAAAATACCGCCGCCGCCGTAGCCTTCGCCTATAAGAATCACTTGATTTAA